A region of Sphingobium baderi DNA encodes the following proteins:
- a CDS encoding RluA family pseudouridine synthase: protein MGAGVSIIETTIGEAQAGLRLDRALADLLPDLSRERLKALILEGQVITDGRSPNPSMKVAAGQSFTIALPPPVEAEAVAQDIPLSIAYEDAELIVVDKPAGLVVHPAAGNLDGTLVNALLHHCRGQLSGIGGVARPGIVHRIDKDTSGLLVVAKTDKAHEGLARQFKDHSIDRLYAAIVYGVPAPGKGTVDTWIGRSDADRKKMAVHREGRGKHAVTHYRTMERLAGAALVECRLETGRTHQVRVHMAHIGHPLIGDQVYGRDRKGFKSILETMGFKRQALHAKALGFIHPLTGESLRFESVLPADMQELLSQLHV, encoded by the coding sequence ATGGGCGCGGGGGTTTCCATCATCGAAACGACGATCGGAGAGGCGCAGGCCGGGCTGCGGCTCGACCGCGCTCTGGCCGACCTGCTGCCCGATCTTTCGCGCGAGCGGCTGAAGGCGTTGATCCTGGAAGGCCAGGTCATAACCGATGGCCGGTCGCCCAATCCATCCATGAAGGTGGCCGCCGGACAGTCCTTCACCATCGCCCTGCCCCCGCCCGTCGAGGCGGAAGCCGTGGCGCAGGACATTCCGCTCAGCATCGCCTATGAAGATGCCGAGCTGATCGTCGTGGACAAGCCCGCCGGCCTCGTCGTCCACCCGGCGGCGGGCAATCTGGACGGCACGCTGGTCAATGCGCTGCTCCACCATTGCCGGGGCCAATTGTCAGGCATCGGAGGTGTTGCACGGCCCGGCATCGTTCATCGCATCGACAAGGATACTTCGGGCCTGTTGGTCGTTGCCAAGACGGACAAGGCCCATGAGGGACTCGCCCGCCAGTTCAAGGATCATAGCATCGACCGGCTTTATGCCGCCATCGTCTATGGGGTTCCGGCTCCGGGCAAAGGAACGGTGGATACATGGATCGGCCGATCCGACGCTGATCGAAAGAAGATGGCCGTTCATCGGGAAGGGCGCGGCAAACATGCCGTCACCCATTACCGCACGATGGAGCGGCTCGCGGGCGCGGCTCTGGTGGAATGCCGGCTGGAAACCGGGCGGACCCATCAGGTGCGCGTTCACATGGCCCATATCGGACACCCCTTGATCGGGGATCAGGTTTACGGTAGAGACAGGAAAGGTTTCAAATCAATACTGGAAACGATGGGTTTCAAAAGGCAGGCATTGCACGCAAAGGCGCTGGGGTTCATACACCCCTTAACAGGCGAAAGCCTGCGTTTTGAGAGTGTTTTGCCAGCCGATATGCAGGAACTGTTAAGTCAGCTCCACGTATAG
- a CDS encoding MFS transporter, which translates to MLSARLARRFSARNVHYGWAVAGATFLTMLVVAGAVGAPGVFIVPLQKEFGWSAADISGALAIRFLLFGGMGPFAAAFMNRFGIRRMMLISLGIVACGMLLSLAMDRIWQLFLLWGVVIGLGTGLTAMVLGATVATRWFSERRGLVMGLLSASTATGQLAFLPLLAGLTESHGWRMALLMICGAILIAAVVVFLIMQDRPSDLGLAPYGAGAVEPAPVQPATLGALLMTPIAVLREAAGAPVFWVLFFSFFVCGASTNGLVQTHFIAMCGDYGLAAVGAASMLAMMGLFDFGGTLASGWLSDRFDNRWLLFCYYGLRGLSLLYLPFSDFSLYSLSIFAIFYGLDWVATVPPTVKLTARHFGPEKTNIVFGWIFAGHQLGAASAALGGGLSRTVWQSYMPAFVAAGLLCLIAAAMILLIHRGRPERTLAAA; encoded by the coding sequence ATGCTCTCCGCCCGTCTTGCGCGGCGATTTTCCGCGCGCAATGTGCATTATGGCTGGGCGGTGGCGGGCGCGACCTTCCTCACCATGCTGGTCGTTGCCGGGGCCGTGGGCGCGCCGGGCGTATTCATCGTTCCCCTGCAAAAGGAATTCGGCTGGAGCGCCGCTGATATTTCCGGCGCGCTGGCCATTCGCTTCCTGCTGTTCGGGGGCATGGGACCGTTCGCGGCGGCCTTCATGAATCGTTTCGGTATCCGTCGCATGATGCTGATTTCACTGGGCATTGTGGCCTGCGGAATGCTGCTTTCATTGGCCATGGACCGGATATGGCAGCTCTTCCTGCTGTGGGGCGTGGTGATCGGACTTGGCACGGGACTGACGGCCATGGTTCTGGGCGCGACGGTCGCGACGCGCTGGTTTTCCGAACGGCGCGGGCTGGTGATGGGCCTGCTTTCCGCCAGCACGGCGACGGGCCAGCTTGCCTTCCTGCCGCTGCTGGCAGGGCTGACGGAGAGCCATGGCTGGCGCATGGCGCTGCTGATGATCTGCGGCGCCATCCTGATTGCAGCCGTGGTCGTTTTCCTCATCATGCAGGATCGGCCTTCCGACCTTGGCCTTGCCCCCTATGGCGCGGGCGCCGTAGAACCCGCTCCGGTGCAGCCCGCCACATTGGGCGCGCTGTTGATGACGCCGATCGCGGTTCTGCGCGAAGCGGCCGGGGCGCCCGTTTTCTGGGTTCTGTTCTTCTCCTTCTTTGTCTGCGGCGCCAGCACCAATGGGCTGGTCCAGACCCATTTCATCGCCATGTGCGGGGATTATGGACTAGCCGCCGTCGGCGCCGCGTCCATGCTGGCGATGATGGGGCTGTTCGATTTCGGCGGGACATTGGCGTCGGGCTGGCTGTCCGACCGGTTCGACAATCGATGGCTGCTGTTCTGCTATTATGGCCTGCGAGGGCTTTCGCTGCTGTATCTGCCGTTCAGCGACTTTTCGCTCTACAGCCTGTCGATCTTCGCGATCTTCTATGGGCTGGATTGGGTGGCGACCGTGCCGCCGACCGTAAAGCTGACGGCCCGCCATTTTGGACCGGAAAAGACGAATATCGTTTTTGGATGGATATTTGCCGGGCATCAGCTCGGCGCGGCCAGCGCAGCCCTTGGCGGAGGCCTGTCACGGACGGTCTGGCAAAGCTATATGCCAGCGTTCGTGGCAGCGGGCCTGTTGTGCCTGATTGCGGCGGCGATGATATTGCTCATCCATCGCGGACGCCCCGAAAGGACGCTCGCCGCCGCTTGA
- a CDS encoding threonine ammonia-lyase: MNTLTKIEGALPLPVSVDDILAARVRISGSIVQTPTLISQTLSDMLGCKVFLKFENLQFTAAYKERGALNRLLQLDDEAKRKGVIAASAGNHAQGLAYHGKRLGVPVTIVMPTTTPTVKVTQTQGHGARVVQFGEKFDDAYAHARKLEAEEGLTFVHPFDEPDIIAGQGTIALEMLEQAPEIDTLVIPIGGGGLFSGMGTAAKAMKPDISLVAVQAELYPSMYDYIKGENLVCDGDTLAEGIAVKHPGELTRRFVERLADDVLLVNERCLEEAVSLLLQIEKTVVEGAGAAGLAALLTHREMFAGRNVGLVLTGGNIDTRLLANVLLRDLARSGRLARLRIRLQDRPGALFHVARIFDQEAVNILELSHQRIFTNLPAKGLSLDVECETRDRTHLQRLIAALREAGYEVAPIEVA; this comes from the coding sequence ATGAACACTCTGACCAAGATCGAAGGCGCCCTGCCGCTGCCCGTTTCCGTCGACGACATCCTTGCGGCGCGCGTTCGCATTTCCGGTTCGATCGTTCAGACGCCCACGCTGATCAGCCAGACGCTGTCCGACATGCTGGGCTGCAAGGTGTTCCTGAAGTTCGAAAATCTCCAGTTCACCGCCGCTTATAAGGAGCGCGGGGCGCTAAACCGCCTGTTGCAACTGGACGATGAAGCGAAGCGCAAAGGGGTGATCGCCGCTTCGGCAGGCAACCATGCCCAGGGCCTTGCCTATCATGGCAAGCGGCTGGGCGTGCCTGTCACCATCGTCATGCCCACCACCACGCCGACGGTGAAGGTGACGCAGACGCAGGGCCATGGCGCGCGCGTCGTGCAGTTCGGCGAGAAGTTCGACGACGCCTATGCCCACGCCCGCAAGCTGGAAGCGGAAGAAGGGCTGACCTTCGTCCATCCCTTTGATGAGCCGGACATCATCGCCGGGCAGGGCACCATCGCGCTCGAAATGCTGGAGCAGGCGCCGGAGATCGATACGCTGGTCATCCCCATCGGCGGTGGCGGCCTGTTTTCCGGCATGGGCACGGCGGCCAAGGCGATGAAGCCCGACATCAGCCTGGTTGCGGTGCAAGCGGAACTTTATCCGTCCATGTATGACTATATCAAGGGCGAGAATCTCGTCTGCGATGGCGACACGCTGGCCGAGGGGATTGCCGTCAAGCATCCCGGTGAACTGACCCGCCGCTTTGTCGAGCGGCTGGCCGACGATGTGCTGCTGGTCAATGAGCGCTGTCTGGAGGAGGCGGTCAGCCTGCTGCTCCAGATCGAAAAGACGGTGGTCGAAGGGGCAGGGGCGGCGGGCCTTGCCGCGTTGCTTACCCATCGCGAGATGTTCGCGGGCCGCAATGTCGGGCTGGTGCTGACAGGTGGCAATATCGACACGCGCCTGCTCGCCAATGTGCTGCTGCGCGATCTGGCGCGCTCGGGACGGCTCGCGCGGCTGCGGATACGGTTGCAGGATCGTCCGGGCGCGCTCTTCCATGTCGCCCGCATCTTCGATCAGGAAGCGGTCAACATTCTCGAACTGTCGCACCAGCGCATCTTCACCAACCTGCCGGCCAAGGGTCTCAGCCTCGATGTCGAGTGCGAGACGCGGGACCGCACGCATCTCCAGCGCCTGATCGCCGCCCTGCGCGAAGCGGGATATGAGGTCGCCCCGATCGAGGTTGCCTGA
- a CDS encoding TetR/AcrR family transcriptional regulator, translated as MKVSREQATRNREKVVDAASRLFRARGVDGVAIGEVMRECGLTHGGFYNQFASKDGLAVEACARSLMRSAERWRGIVAETSEGNALHAIAADYLSGRNRDAPETGCALIALGPDAARKGGDLADAFRHGFEALAAILEEADQEGGQEAALARMSQWVGALSLARAVGDPALSDQLLSAARKAAGLAA; from the coding sequence ATGAAAGTCAGTCGGGAACAGGCCACGCGCAATAGGGAAAAGGTGGTGGACGCCGCTTCACGCCTGTTTCGCGCGCGTGGTGTAGACGGCGTCGCCATTGGCGAAGTCATGCGCGAATGTGGCCTGACCCATGGCGGCTTCTATAACCAGTTCGCGTCGAAGGATGGGCTGGCCGTTGAAGCCTGCGCCCGGTCCCTGATGCGAAGCGCCGAACGCTGGCGGGGCATAGTGGCTGAAACGAGCGAGGGAAATGCATTGCACGCCATCGCGGCCGACTATCTGAGCGGGCGGAACCGGGACGCGCCTGAAACAGGCTGCGCCCTCATCGCGCTTGGCCCTGACGCGGCCCGCAAGGGAGGCGATCTGGCCGACGCTTTTCGCCATGGTTTCGAAGCCTTGGCTGCCATTCTTGAGGAAGCCGATCAGGAAGGCGGCCAGGAAGCGGCTCTGGCGCGCATGTCTCAATGGGTCGGAGCCTTGTCGCTCGCGCGCGCTGTCGGCGACCCGGCCCTTTCCGATCAGCTATTGAGCGCGGCGCGCAAAGCGGCTGGGCTGGCGGCATGA
- a CDS encoding amidohydrolase, translated as MKAGLLAALAAIALPMPALASGVIDNVNGIALDAQGRVVHFNALLIDDEGKVEKLIQGRYQEPPPPKRKKRKGDDTPAPKRLDFKLDGGGKTLIPGLIDAHGHVMGLGLSLVTLDLSETRSLAEAQVKIRAYAQASPGRKWIIGTGWNQEQWGLGRFPTAAELDAAVSDIPVWLERVDGHAGWANNLALKAAGITAASKAPPGGRIEMDAGKPSGVLVDKAMDLMARVVPPPAPKDRDIALEKAQQTLLAAGITAIADMGTRIEDWQAFRRSADRGALRVRIMSYAMGLDNMVLIAGPEPTPWLYDDHLRMGGVKLVLDGALGSRGAWLKADYADAPGQRGLAMIPSTQLRNIMSRASMDNFQIAVHAIGDAANSEVLDAITELAETYKGDRRWRVEHAQIVSPGDLPRFGQFGIVASMQPMHEASDWRMATARLGEARLKGAYAWKAMLDNRVPLAFGSDVPVENPNPFPGIAVAMSREDAKGEPAGGWMPEQRVSFEAALDGFTRQAAYAGFAEKRFGSLIPGQRADFLLIDRDISMARPADIRATQVLETWIGGKRVYVKGQ; from the coding sequence ATGAAGGCTGGACTGCTGGCGGCATTGGCCGCGATCGCCCTGCCCATGCCTGCGCTGGCTTCGGGCGTGATCGACAATGTGAACGGCATCGCGCTCGACGCGCAGGGGCGGGTCGTGCACTTCAACGCCCTGCTGATCGACGATGAAGGCAAGGTCGAAAAACTGATCCAGGGCCGCTATCAGGAACCGCCCCCGCCCAAGCGCAAGAAGCGCAAGGGCGACGATACGCCCGCGCCCAAGCGGCTGGACTTCAAGCTGGATGGCGGTGGCAAGACACTGATCCCCGGCCTGATCGACGCGCATGGGCATGTGATGGGACTGGGCCTGTCGCTCGTCACGCTCGATCTTTCGGAGACGCGATCGCTGGCGGAGGCGCAGGTGAAGATCCGGGCCTATGCACAGGCCAGCCCAGGGCGGAAATGGATCATCGGTACGGGCTGGAATCAGGAGCAATGGGGTCTGGGGCGTTTCCCGACCGCTGCCGAACTGGATGCCGCCGTTTCCGACATTCCGGTCTGGCTGGAACGGGTGGACGGCCATGCGGGCTGGGCCAACAATCTGGCGCTGAAGGCCGCCGGAATCACGGCCGCGAGCAAGGCTCCACCAGGTGGGCGGATCGAGATGGATGCGGGCAAGCCTTCGGGCGTGCTGGTGGACAAGGCGATGGACCTGATGGCCCGCGTCGTGCCGCCGCCCGCGCCCAAGGATCGCGACATCGCGCTTGAAAAGGCGCAACAGACACTGCTGGCGGCGGGCATCACCGCCATCGCCGACATGGGCACGCGCATAGAGGACTGGCAGGCGTTTCGCCGCTCCGCCGACCGGGGGGCGCTGCGGGTGCGGATCATGTCCTATGCGATGGGGCTGGACAATATGGTGCTGATCGCCGGGCCGGAGCCGACGCCGTGGCTCTATGACGACCATCTGCGGATGGGCGGGGTCAAGCTGGTGCTGGACGGCGCTTTGGGATCGCGAGGAGCATGGCTGAAGGCGGATTATGCCGATGCGCCGGGGCAGCGGGGACTGGCGATGATCCCTTCGACCCAGCTTCGCAACATCATGAGCCGGGCGTCGATGGACAATTTCCAGATCGCCGTCCATGCCATAGGCGATGCGGCTAACAGCGAAGTGCTGGACGCGATCACTGAACTGGCGGAAACCTACAAGGGCGACCGGCGCTGGCGCGTCGAACACGCCCAGATCGTTTCGCCCGGCGATTTGCCGCGCTTCGGGCAGTTCGGGATCGTCGCATCGATGCAACCGATGCATGAAGCGTCGGACTGGCGCATGGCCACAGCGCGGCTGGGCGAGGCGCGGCTGAAAGGCGCCTATGCGTGGAAGGCGATGCTGGACAATCGCGTGCCGCTGGCCTTCGGATCGGACGTGCCGGTCGAAAATCCCAACCCTTTCCCCGGCATTGCCGTCGCCATGAGCCGCGAGGACGCGAAGGGCGAACCGGCTGGCGGGTGGATGCCGGAACAGCGCGTAAGCTTTGAAGCGGCGCTGGATGGCTTCACGCGGCAGGCGGCCTATGCCGGTTTCGCGGAGAAGCGGTTCGGCAGCCTGATCCCCGGACAACGGGCGGACTTCCTGCTGATCGACCGGGATATTTCCATGGCGCGCCCCGCCGATATTCGCGCAACGCAGGTGCTGGAAACCTGGATCGGCGGCAAGCGGGTCTATGTGAAGGGGCAATGA
- the mtgA gene encoding monofunctional biosynthetic peptidoglycan transglycosylase has product MTVKPPSSRRRSRWITIPFKIVGGFVILSLLMVGLYRFVPPPVTWTMLFDPHGFTKDWMSLDEMAPNMARAAIAAEDSRFCSHHGFDVDAIAQAMRHNASGGRIRGGSTISQQTAKNVFLIQGGGFVRKGFEAWFTVLIEAIWGKRRIMEVYLNVAETGIGTYGANAGAMRYFHHDASRLTRAEAARIAAVLPLPKKRAAVAPSGFTRRYGNSIAARIGVVQRDGLDGCLR; this is encoded by the coding sequence ATGACCGTAAAGCCCCCTTCATCGCGCCGCCGTTCCCGCTGGATCACCATTCCGTTCAAGATCGTGGGCGGCTTCGTGATTCTGTCGCTCCTGATGGTCGGCCTGTATCGTTTCGTGCCGCCGCCCGTGACGTGGACGATGCTGTTCGATCCCCACGGCTTCACCAAAGACTGGATGAGCCTGGATGAGATGGCGCCGAACATGGCGCGCGCCGCCATCGCGGCGGAGGACAGCCGTTTCTGTTCGCACCATGGCTTCGATGTCGATGCGATCGCCCAGGCCATGCGGCACAATGCCAGTGGAGGAAGGATCAGGGGCGGATCGACGATCAGCCAGCAGACGGCGAAGAATGTGTTCCTGATCCAGGGCGGCGGCTTTGTCCGCAAGGGGTTCGAGGCGTGGTTCACCGTGCTGATCGAAGCGATATGGGGCAAGCGGCGGATCATGGAGGTTTACCTGAACGTCGCGGAGACCGGGATCGGAACCTATGGCGCCAACGCGGGAGCGATGCGCTATTTTCACCATGACGCGAGCCGCCTGACGCGAGCCGAAGCAGCGCGGATCGCCGCCGTCCTGCCGCTCCCCAAGAAACGGGCAGCCGTCGCGCCGAGCGGCTTTACCCGCCGCTACGGCAACAGCATCGCCGCGCGGATCGGCGTAGTTCAGCGGGATGGACTGGATGGGTGCCTGCGGTGA
- a CDS encoding NAD(P)-dependent oxidoreductase, whose translation MANIAFIGLGVMGGPIAGHLAKAGHQVTVYNRSIGKAKSWTEAYGGEVAISPSKAAEDAEIVISCVGTDDDLSQITLGRDGVFRAMKAGSLFIDHTTVSARIARQLYVEGQSLGLHCVDAPLTGGQIGAENGRLSIMCGGAKPAVAAAQIVMQAYAARIVHVGGAGAGQTTKMVNQICLAGTLQGVAEALRFAQAANLDVEKIYEAISGGAAQSWVMDNQWKTMAQDSFDFGLSVDWMRKDLELALDEARANGATLPMTALVDQFYADVQAMDGHRQDISALVRRITRA comes from the coding sequence ATGGCTAACATCGCGTTTATCGGCCTGGGCGTCATGGGTGGCCCGATTGCGGGGCATCTGGCCAAGGCGGGGCATCAGGTGACCGTCTACAACCGCTCCATCGGCAAGGCGAAAAGCTGGACGGAAGCCTATGGCGGGGAAGTCGCCATCAGCCCGTCAAAGGCGGCGGAGGATGCGGAAATCGTCATCAGTTGCGTTGGAACCGACGACGACCTGTCACAGATCACGCTGGGGCGCGATGGCGTTTTCCGGGCCATGAAAGCGGGCAGTCTTTTCATAGATCATACAACGGTATCGGCGCGGATCGCCCGGCAGCTTTATGTCGAAGGGCAGAGTCTGGGGCTGCATTGCGTCGACGCGCCCCTGACCGGCGGGCAGATCGGCGCGGAAAACGGCAGGCTGTCCATCATGTGCGGCGGCGCGAAGCCCGCTGTCGCGGCGGCGCAGATCGTCATGCAGGCCTATGCCGCGCGGATCGTCCATGTCGGCGGGGCCGGCGCGGGACAGACGACGAAGATGGTCAACCAGATCTGTCTTGCGGGCACGCTGCAAGGCGTAGCCGAAGCGTTGCGCTTCGCGCAGGCCGCCAATCTGGATGTGGAGAAAATATATGAGGCCATTTCCGGCGGCGCGGCGCAAAGCTGGGTAATGGACAATCAATGGAAGACGATGGCACAGGACAGTTTCGATTTCGGCTTGTCGGTCGACTGGATGCGTAAAGACCTGGAACTGGCGCTGGACGAAGCGCGGGCCAATGGCGCGACTTTGCCGATGACGGCACTGGTCGATCAATTCTATGCCGATGTGCAGGCGATGGACGGGCATCGGCAGGACATCAGCGCACTGGTGCGGCGGATCACGCGGGCATGA
- a CDS encoding histidine phosphotransferase family protein, which produces MTHPTDSIEFASLLCSRLCHDLLSPVGALNNGLELMADETDPDMRQRCLDLLSDSAKTSANKLKFFRLAFGSAGGFGDAVPTHEARVAIEGMFATAGRVKVGWLVEDDMLGKLPVKILLNLALIAGDALVRGGQLDIGAEQRTGVTEIVVRAEGPKLVLDPDLRSALAGTLPPEGLASRTAAAWMVRELVTKAGGDVALSPPGEPVLLFGVSIPG; this is translated from the coding sequence ATGACCCATCCGACCGACAGCATCGAATTTGCCAGCCTGCTTTGTTCGCGCCTGTGCCATGACCTGCTCAGCCCGGTCGGCGCACTGAACAACGGGCTGGAACTGATGGCGGATGAAACGGACCCGGATATGCGCCAGCGCTGCCTGGACCTGTTGTCGGACAGTGCGAAGACGTCGGCGAACAAGCTCAAATTCTTCCGTCTGGCCTTCGGATCGGCGGGCGGTTTCGGCGATGCCGTGCCGACGCATGAAGCGCGCGTCGCGATTGAAGGGATGTTCGCCACGGCCGGCCGCGTCAAGGTCGGCTGGCTGGTCGAGGACGATATGCTGGGCAAGCTGCCGGTCAAGATCCTGCTCAACCTCGCGCTGATTGCGGGCGATGCGCTGGTGCGCGGCGGGCAGCTAGACATCGGGGCGGAGCAGCGGACCGGCGTGACGGAGATCGTCGTGCGGGCGGAGGGCCCCAAGCTGGTGCTGGACCCGGACCTGCGTTCGGCGCTGGCGGGCACCCTGCCGCCGGAAGGACTGGCATCGCGCACCGCCGCCGCCTGGATGGTGAGGGAGCTGGTGACGAAGGCAGGCGGCGATGTCGCGCTGTCGCCACCGGGTGAGCCGGTGTTGCTGTTCGGCGTTTCCATTCCCGGCTGA
- the rpoH gene encoding RNA polymerase sigma factor RpoH → MADKSNVPTVPALGGEASLNRYLSEIRKFPLLTPEQEYMLAKRYQEHQDPEAAAQLVTSHLRLVAKIAMGYRGYGLPVSELISEGNIGLMQGVKKFEADRGFRLATYAMWWIRASIQEFILRSWSLVKMGTTAAQKKLFFNLRRMKNNIEAFEDGDLHPDDVKKIATDLGVSEEDVVSMNRRMAMGGDTSLNVPMREDGEGQWQDWLADTDPLQDERVANEQERELRHDMLVEAMDDLNDREKHILAERRLAEEPKTLEELSQVYGVSRERVRQIEVRAFEKLQKAMMRIAGDRLGKMARFAAA, encoded by the coding sequence ATGGCTGACAAAAGCAATGTCCCAACGGTGCCGGCGCTGGGCGGTGAAGCCAGCCTGAACCGTTATCTGTCGGAAATCCGCAAGTTTCCGCTTTTGACTCCGGAGCAGGAGTATATGCTCGCCAAGCGGTATCAGGAACATCAGGATCCTGAAGCGGCGGCGCAGCTCGTGACGTCGCATCTGCGCCTGGTGGCGAAGATCGCGATGGGGTATCGCGGCTATGGCCTGCCGGTCAGCGAACTGATCTCCGAGGGCAATATCGGCCTGATGCAGGGCGTGAAGAAGTTCGAAGCCGATCGCGGTTTCCGCCTGGCGACCTATGCGATGTGGTGGATTCGCGCCTCGATCCAGGAATTCATCCTGCGGTCCTGGAGCCTCGTGAAGATGGGCACCACCGCCGCGCAGAAGAAGCTGTTCTTCAACCTGCGCCGGATGAAGAACAATATCGAAGCGTTCGAGGATGGCGACCTGCATCCCGATGACGTCAAGAAGATCGCGACCGATCTGGGCGTTTCGGAAGAAGATGTGGTCTCCATGAACCGGCGCATGGCGATGGGCGGCGACACGTCGCTCAACGTACCGATGCGCGAGGATGGCGAAGGCCAGTGGCAGGATTGGCTGGCCGACACCGATCCGCTGCAGGACGAACGCGTCGCCAACGAACAGGAGCGCGAGTTGCGCCACGACATGCTCGTGGAAGCGATGGACGACCTCAACGACCGGGAAAAACATATCCTGGCCGAACGGCGACTGGCCGAAGAGCCCAAGACGCTGGAGGAACTGTCGCAGGTCTACGGCGTAAGCCGTGAGCGCGTGCGCCAGATCGAGGTTCGGGCTTTCGAAAAGCTGCAAAAAGCGATGATGCGGATCGCCGGGGACAGACTCGGCAAGATGGCCCGGTTCGCAGCGGCCTGA
- a CDS encoding arginyltransferase translates to MSAPFRFPRFFVTNPSPCPYLPGRSERKVFTELSGENASELNDALGRIGFRRSQNVAYRPSCADCSACVSVRVVAEEFQPNATQRKLLRKNEDLVVTPCKPWSTEEQFALLRRYLSARHPGGGMTEMDEMDFADMVEQTPVDSHVMEYREPGEDGRPGRLVGACLTDRQGDGLSMIYSFFDTDMEHRKGLGNFIIMDHILSAARAGLPYVYLGYWVEGSQRMQYKIRYRPLEKLTRAGWTRFDPTEQSDAIRSGLPREQPLIPMELARVFRK, encoded by the coding sequence ATGAGCGCGCCATTCCGTTTTCCGCGCTTTTTTGTGACCAATCCGTCGCCATGCCCTTATTTGCCGGGCAGGAGCGAGCGGAAGGTGTTCACGGAACTGTCGGGCGAAAACGCCTCGGAACTCAATGACGCGCTTGGGCGAATCGGTTTTCGCCGCAGCCAGAACGTCGCTTATCGCCCCAGCTGCGCCGATTGTTCGGCCTGCGTGTCGGTGCGCGTGGTGGCGGAGGAATTCCAGCCGAACGCGACCCAGCGCAAATTGCTGCGGAAGAATGAGGATCTGGTCGTCACCCCCTGCAAGCCATGGTCGACAGAGGAGCAGTTCGCCTTGCTGCGGCGCTATCTCTCCGCGCGCCACCCCGGCGGGGGCATGACCGAAATGGACGAGATGGACTTTGCCGACATGGTCGAGCAGACCCCCGTCGACAGTCATGTGATGGAATATCGCGAACCGGGTGAGGATGGCCGTCCGGGCAGGCTGGTGGGCGCGTGCCTGACCGACCGGCAAGGCGACGGCTTGTCGATGATCTACAGCTTCTTCGACACGGATATGGAACATCGCAAGGGGCTCGGCAACTTCATCATCATGGATCATATCCTGAGCGCGGCGCGCGCGGGCCTTCCCTATGTCTATCTGGGCTATTGGGTCGAAGGGTCGCAGCGGATGCAATATAAGATCCGCTATCGTCCTCTGGAAAAACTGACGCGGGCAGGCTGGACGCGCTTCGATCCGACAGAACAGAGCGACGCCATCCGCAGCGGCCTTCCCCGCGAACAGCCGCTCATTCCGATGGAACTGGCGCGGGTGTTCCGTAAATAG
- a CDS encoding GNAT family N-acetyltransferase — MSASPNWRPMKAGDIAAVTAISDQVHGAFTEGADVYADRLTLYPAGCFVLEQDGHVRGYLITHPWMAADPPALHRLLGAMPAKADCYYLHDLAILPNMQGGGAGSAAMRHVVDAAREAGQNRILLMAVNGADSFWQRQGFADMSDRIAPAKRASYGPDSFFMGLEI, encoded by the coding sequence ATGAGCGCGTCCCCCAACTGGAGGCCGATGAAGGCCGGTGACATTGCTGCCGTGACGGCTATTTCGGATCAGGTGCACGGCGCTTTCACGGAAGGCGCGGATGTCTATGCTGATAGGCTGACGCTCTATCCCGCTGGATGTTTCGTGCTGGAACAGGACGGCCATGTCCGGGGTTATCTTATCACCCATCCATGGATGGCGGCCGATCCGCCTGCATTGCACAGGCTGCTGGGAGCCATGCCGGCAAAGGCGGATTGCTATTATCTGCACGACCTCGCGATTCTGCCCAATATGCAGGGGGGAGGCGCCGGATCGGCCGCGATGCGCCATGTCGTCGATGCGGCCCGTGAAGCAGGCCAAAACCGCATTCTGCTCATGGCCGTCAACGGCGCCGATAGCTTCTGGCAGCGGCAGGGCTTTGCGGACATGTCCGACCGGATTGCTCCCGCCAAGCGCGCGTCCTATGGTCCGGACAGCTTTTTCATGGGTCTTGAGATTTGA
- a CDS encoding Mov34/MPN/PAD-1 family protein, with the protein MKVSISRECLEQILHLAAAGKDEICGLLLGAEGRIEAIRPGANIAADPSRHFELDPAALLAAHKAARAGGPRIVGHYHSHPGGVAVPSATDAACAAPDGSLWLIVADGVARLWIAGPGEGGNVHFAEAALDIM; encoded by the coding sequence ATGAAAGTCTCCATTTCAAGGGAATGTCTGGAACAGATCCTGCACCTGGCCGCTGCCGGAAAGGATGAGATATGCGGCCTCCTGCTGGGCGCGGAAGGGCGGATCGAGGCGATCCGGCCCGGCGCCAATATCGCCGCCGACCCGTCCCGCCATTTTGAGCTGGACCCCGCAGCCCTCCTCGCCGCGCACAAAGCCGCACGGGCTGGCGGACCAAGGATCGTCGGCCATTATCACTCGCATCCGGGCGGGGTCGCGGTGCCTTCCGCTACCGACGCCGCCTGTGCGGCCCCCGATGGCAGCCTGTGGCTGATCGTGGCGGACGGCGTGGCACGGCTTTGGATCGCGGGGCCGGGCGAGGGGGGGAATGTGCATTTTGCCGAAGCGGCGCTCGATATCATGTGA